TTCTGGATCCATTCGGCAGGAAATCGGGCGATAATGTTAATGCACCCGTTCAAGCCGGAAATGCAGGGTAAGGACGTGACCGCTTACGAGGATCTGACCGGCGTGCGCTCGGTATTTTACAATGGAGAGGTTTACGCCCGGGATGCCGATGCGGTTCGGGCCCATGTGCGGCCAACCAGGCTTTTTGCCGAGATGAACCGCCTCTGTGCTGAAAAGGGCGAGGGTACTGTAGAATATTACTGGCCCAAGCCCGGGGAAGATCCTTCAGTGGTTTACCCGAAGGTTTCCTACGTCAAACTGTTCGGGCCGTGGAACTGGGTGATCGGAACCGGCATGTATGTTGATGATGTCGAAAGGGAAGTGGCAAAGATCAGGCAGGAAACCAGTGCCAGGATCGGCCAGGTGGTGCTGGCAGTCATCCTTTCGCTCCTCGGCTGCCTGGCGATTGCTGTTTTGCTTGCGGTCTTCTTTGCCCGGCGCTTTGTGCGGCCGGTGAACGACATGGTTGTGGCGGCTGAGCGGCTGGCCCAGGGTGATCTTACCGCTGCAGTAACCATAACCACCCGCGATGAAATCGGCCGCCTGGCCCAGGCCTTTGAGCACATGCGCCAGGGGTTGCGGCAGCTGATTGAGGGCATCAGCCAGGGGAGCAACCAGGTTTCCCATACTGCGGCAGCGCTTTCCTCCCAGATGGATCAGACGTCAAGTGCGGCTACAGAAAATGCCGCTACCGTTGGTGAAATTGCCGCTACGGTGGATAACGTGGCTGAAAACATAAAAGCCGTTTCCGGCCAACTGGCGGAAGCCGGCCGGCAGGCCGACCAGAGCCAGCGGAATATCGACAGGGTGATAGACACCATGCGGGAAATTGAACAGTCGTCTCAAGAAGCGGCCCGCTCTGTAGAAACGTTGATCCAGGCCATTGAAAAAATAGTGCTATTTGTAGGTGCAATTAACGATATTGCCGAACAGACCAACCTTTTAGCATTAAACGCAGCGATTGAAGCAGCCCGGGCCGGTGATGCTGGCCGGGGGTTTGCCGTGGTTGCGGAAGAAGTGCGCAAGCTGGCGGAAAACTCCGCCCGCTCGGCAAAGGAAATAAGCTCCATCATCGGCGAGGTGCAGCAGCAGTCGGCCCAGGCCGTCAGAATTATGGAAAGCGGCAAGGAAAAAACCGTTCACGGCGGCCGGGTGGTGGAGGAAGTGGGCCGGTCCCTGATGGCCATCATCGAGCTGGTTAAAGGGCTCAGCCAGAAGGCCCGGGAAGTGGCCGAGGCAGCCGGGCAGATGTCGGAAGCGGTTCAAAACGTGGCCGCTACCACGGAAGAACAAACCGCGGCCATGGAAGAAGTTGCGGCTTCAGCCGCCGAGCTAAACAAAATAGCTGGTTCTATGAAGGAAATGGTCGGCCGGTTCAGGCTGGAGTAAGGGAGAATCAAAGAGAAGGCGGGCCTGCCTTTGGGGCGGCCCGCTTTTTTACCGGTTACGTCATTTGTTAATCCAGGGCCGGTTGATTTCCTTCAAGTTATTGAAGTCGTTCATTTTTATCAGGTAATCCGAATAATCTTCAATCATGCGGGAGGTAACATAACACCCCGGCAGATGGTGTTCTTTTGCAGTACGGGTTTTCCCGGTTCCCGGTGCAACCCGCCTTTTCATTCCCTTCGCTCCTTTCCGCAAGGTTCCGGTTTTTATTTACCGGGCGTTTATAGGTGGCGTTTATAGGTTATGGCGAAGAAACCTGGCAATAGGTTCCCCGATATTTTCGGGGGCAGGGAAAAGGGCGGCTAACAGAGAATTGGACCTGTAGCCGGATTTAAAGCAAAAATTTTAAGGATGGTCACCAAGAGAAATGAGAACACCCTCTAACCCGCAACAAAAGCAACGTCACGGAATTAAGGCCATTATTTCCTCCCTGCGTCACCGGAATTTTCGCCTGTTCTGGACCGGACAATGCATTTCCCTGGTGGGTACCTGGATGCAGAACATGGCTCAATCCTGGCTGGTGCTGGAACTAACCGGTTCGCCATTTTTGCTGGGACTGGTGGGAGGTTTGCAGTTTGTCCCATTGCTCTTCTTTGCCCTCATTGCCGGGGCGGTGGCCGACCGCCTGCCCAAACGCCCCTTGCTTCTGTTCACCCAGGGTATGTCCATGTTATTTGCTCTTGTCCTGGGCCTGCTAACTCTCTATAACGTGGTGCAGTACTGGCATGTGGCCGTGCTGGCTTTCCTTCTGGGTACGATCAATGCCCTGGACATGCCGGCGCGCCAGGCTTTCATCATCGAACTGGTAGGTCGGGAAGATTTGATGAACGCCATTGCCCTGAATTCCTCCATCTTCAATGGGGCGCGGATAATCGGTCCGGCGGTAGCCGGTCTGGTGATCAGCACCGTGGGGATTGCCGCCTGTTTTCTGGCCAACGCTGCCAGCTTTTTGTTTGTGCTGGGTGGGCTTTTATTGGTCCGGGTAAGGGGGGAGGTAGATGGCAGGGAAGATCATCGAAATCTGTGGGAAGATGTGCACGAGGGTCTTGCCTATATTCGTTCCAACTCAACGGTGTTCACCGTGCTGGCCATGGTTGGTGGTATGAGTGCTTTAGCCATGAATTTTAACGTGCTGGTGCCTGTTTTTGCCCGGGAGGTGCTGCACCGGCAGGCCCAGGGCTTTGGCTTTCTCATGTCCGCCACGGGTCTGGGTGCCTTTGCCGGCGCGCTTACCGTGGCCTACCTCAGCAACCGCGGCCCGCGGCTGAAATTGCTCCTGGCCGGCGCTTCAGGCTTGTGTTTTTGCGAGCTGATGCTGGCCCCGGTACGCCTTTACTCCCTGGCCCTGGTGCTGCTGTGCCTGGCCGGCTTTGCCGTGAGCACCTTCAGTGCTTCCGCCAACGCCACCGTCCAGATGAACGTTCCCGACCACCTGCGGGGGCGGGTGATGAGCGTTTATTCCCTGGTGTTTATCGGCCTGGTGCCTGCCGGCAATTTTTTCAGCGGTACGGTGGCCCACCTCTGGGGTGCTCCGGCTGGGTTCGCCCTGGGTGGCGGCCTGGCCTTGCTGTTCCTGCTTTTCCTGGGCCGCCGGCTGCTGCGGCAACAGCATTCTCCAGTTCCCTAATAAGAAAACCGGGGAACTCCACGGAGTTCCCCGGCGCGCCAAAGGGGTTTTCCCTTAGTGAATGGCCGTGATAAAGGCCCCGGCGGCCACGGCGGTACCGATTACGCCGGCCACGTTTGGTCCCATGGCGTGCATGAGGGCGCCGATTTAGGCACCAGCAGGATAATCACCAGGCTGGCCAGCAAGGGGAAGAGGATTTTTTCTCTCTTGCTCACCGGGCGCATTTGTTTCATGACCATGGCCCGCTCCCTGGGTGCCCGTTGCAGAACTCCGGTGACCAACCAGGTGCGACCATCCAATTTTTGCTTCTTGTATTCAACAAACAGTATATTGTATACAGATTGAAAATACAACACCCCTTTCCCAGCCTTTCTAAAACAATATTCAAAATTCCAAATATCAGAAATCGCTTCTTTTATAGTTCAGGGATTTATTTCTCTTGCCGGTTTTCC
The sequence above is a segment of the Desulfofundulus luciae genome. Coding sequences within it:
- a CDS encoding methyl-accepting chemotaxis protein, which produces MSRGFQSMQGKVVLLVVGLITVAAFIVGSLSVWQIKRFGENDVEKTREHMLAEREGKLKSLVESAHNLLNEYLQRAQKGEFSVEEAQERALKRIGHMIYDGGEGYFWIHSAGNRAIMLMHPFKPEMQGKDVTAYEDLTGVRSVFYNGEVYARDADAVRAHVRPTRLFAEMNRLCAEKGEGTVEYYWPKPGEDPSVVYPKVSYVKLFGPWNWVIGTGMYVDDVEREVAKIRQETSARIGQVVLAVILSLLGCLAIAVLLAVFFARRFVRPVNDMVVAAERLAQGDLTAAVTITTRDEIGRLAQAFEHMRQGLRQLIEGISQGSNQVSHTAAALSSQMDQTSSAATENAATVGEIAATVDNVAENIKAVSGQLAEAGRQADQSQRNIDRVIDTMREIEQSSQEAARSVETLIQAIEKIVLFVGAINDIAEQTNLLALNAAIEAARAGDAGRGFAVVAEEVRKLAENSARSAKEISSIIGEVQQQSAQAVRIMESGKEKTVHGGRVVEEVGRSLMAIIELVKGLSQKAREVAEAAGQMSEAVQNVAATTEEQTAAMEEVAASAAELNKIAGSMKEMVGRFRLE
- a CDS encoding MFS transporter translates to MRTPSNPQQKQRHGIKAIISSLRHRNFRLFWTGQCISLVGTWMQNMAQSWLVLELTGSPFLLGLVGGLQFVPLLFFALIAGAVADRLPKRPLLLFTQGMSMLFALVLGLLTLYNVVQYWHVAVLAFLLGTINALDMPARQAFIIELVGREDLMNAIALNSSIFNGARIIGPAVAGLVISTVGIAACFLANAASFLFVLGGLLLVRVRGEVDGREDHRNLWEDVHEGLAYIRSNSTVFTVLAMVGGMSALAMNFNVLVPVFAREVLHRQAQGFGFLMSATGLGAFAGALTVAYLSNRGPRLKLLLAGASGLCFCELMLAPVRLYSLALVLLCLAGFAVSTFSASANATVQMNVPDHLRGRVMSVYSLVFIGLVPAGNFFSGTVAHLWGAPAGFALGGGLALLFLLFLGRRLLRQQHSPVP